The following is a genomic window from Prunus persica cultivar Lovell chromosome G7, Prunus_persica_NCBIv2, whole genome shotgun sequence.
AATGTCATTGGGATTCACTGCCATCACTCCTGTTGTCACACACTAGAATATGAATGGTTCTGCTGAACTAAAGCTTCGCCATATTACTCAGATAGCTTCTACGTTTCTCAGTTCAGTTGTGTCTTCCTCAATCTTGGTTGAAGCAGTTTCAATGGAAGTCCATCTTATGAATCTATTCCCCAGTTTGTCTCCCCTAGTCTCCATCCCACACTCATCTTCCTGTGTTAAAAAACATCCATAGTAACTCATCTTCGTGAGGGGATAAAACGATTGTAGTTTCACACAACTGGCAAGGTAGTCAATTTGGGATGATCCTCCACTAGTTATATGAATGCTTCCTCGCATAGCTTCATTAGACTATGTTCATGACTCAGCCTTTGCAGTTTGTTGATTCCTAGACTCTCCCAACCATGTTTTCCAACTTCACAAGGCTATTTATGGGCCAAAACTGGCTCCTTGTGCCTGGTTTCCATTAGCTCCTTGATCATCTACTGTGTTTTCAGAGTCGAGCAGATCACTCCACGTTTGTGTTTTGACATCCATAATAAATGgtccttttcttgtttgtcgATGACATTAGGATCACTACGTACATGGAGACACCCTGTTCACTCTCCTCATTTACCTCCAGTTTTTGATAAAATGATCTTGGCCCTCTTCATTATCTTCTGGGACGAGAGGTGCATTGCCTAAGTTCTGTCCTTTACATCTCCAATCTAAATATATTGTTGACTTCTTGTGTCGGAATTCTATGATTGAGTGAAAAGAAACATCCAGAATACCTTTGAGTGATAACAGCTTTCCTCACTAGAGCGTGATCCACTTTTAGATGCTATTGAGTACTGTCAACTAGTTGACTCATTGCCTTTACTATTCAAGATGTTGCTCAACTTATGGGCACCTCGAACTCCACATCTTGGCCCTAAGCGGATTCTGCAGTATTGCAAAGGAACTATAGATTGACTTCCAATCCTATATTACATGCTTGAACTAACTTCATTGAGCATGATTATCAATTTATTAATGTGAGTATGTACTCTATGTCAGTCAATCTGTCCAGCGTGTATATCAGACTATCAATTTCTCAACTAAAGGGATTCACAAGCACTACTATGTGCTTTTGCACTCCAAACTCGTCCTTTCTTGACTCCGAGTTGGGAGGGGAGTACTAGCGTATTAGGTAGCCTCCTTACTTGTCTCTTGATTAGTGCGCTTCGTTACAGTAATTGCCTTTGGAACTTTTCTTATAGCTATTCCTATAACTAGTAAATAATCTCATTTCAGATGAACACAACCACTGATAAATTCCCAAAACCTTACAAACACAAACTGTTTATTGATAGTTTTAATTTAGTCAAATTTCAGCACGAACACAATTGCAGAACACTAACCCTTTAGTTTTGTCTATTTGAGTTGTATCAATAATTGCCACACCTGCCTACATATAGTTTAATTTTCATGCTAAATTCAAGATGCAAAGTGTGATTACCTGGAGTGATGCAAGTATGTTTGAAAGAGCTTGCCCATAAGTGTCATGATAATGGACAGCAAGTTTGTCAGTGGGGACCACATCAGTAACAGCCTCAAGCATTGGAATGATAGTTCctggagggaaaaaaaaagaattaacaaGCAAATACATAGAAACCCATGACAAAGTTTACAGTAGCTCTGATAGTTGGCCAGAAACCCACATAGCATGAAAGCTTATACAGTTTAATTtacttatttgttttattcagTTTGTTAATGCACTTAGAGAGTATtcagagcatccacaatgggctccctaaatcacctccttagacaaattttagggaggaattgtAAAAATGCAACTCCAACCACGCTCCCTAtacacctcctaaaatagggagtcctttaggagctcctaaatctgaggagagagaaaggactcctagtggctccctataatttaatgctattttatttaatgagtatttcaaacctttatttaatgctaactattttttattttattttttaatagagatgggccaatcaaaaaagagttatagcatttatgactctccaaattagggagtatggttggagttgaaattttttagagaactcctaaaatagctttcttatatttttagctaaattttagctaagaaatagagagcatcattgtggatgctctcaGGAGGTCATAAAGAGATGCTAAAGGTACATAGGGCTGGAATAGACGTTAAATTCAAGGCACAGTCAATTGCCAGGCTGTGCCTATTCTAAGCTATTTTATAAGTGCATCAgatgcttttgtttgcttttctaGTTGGGAGAGTTAGTCCTAGAGTTCTATAGATGCAACATCTTATATGTTTAAATCCAACCAATTGATTGTAAGGTACAGTATAGAAAGGACCAAGTGCACTCTATAACTGTCAGATAATCAGTTTAGCAAGGAACATGGGAACTACAAGTTTTGGAAGATAAATTCAAGATGCAAAACAATTATATCAACAACCAACTAAATGAACAAGATCAAAGGCTTCACTAGAATTACCTGGAGTACCAACACCAATCGTATCACCGAGAGAAATGTCAGAGCAACCCATATTATAAAGTTTTTTGGCCACATATGCTACTTGTGATGGAAGTACTGTTCCTTCCACTGGACACCCCACAACACATGATATGTACCTAACAAGATTAGAGAGTATTACATTGTCGTATTGCATCTAAACTATATAATGTTACTCCTGCATGATTTAAAAGCAGTGACCATAAATAATTAGAAATGTAAGCATTTGAAActcaaaagttttgtccccAGAAATATTCATAATATTAGCCAATAATATGTTATAGAAAATACACGCAAAATAAAGGAGGTTAGTAAGTGTAGAATATCATGAAAATTTGCATTTTAATATTTGTGGGTCAGGctggaattgaaaattaacataatttttttgtacCCAGTCTAAAATCATTGCCATAAttccagaaacaaaattgagTGCTGTAATTTAAAAGGTAGCAATGACTGAAGGGGTTAGAATTAAAAATCATCAGTGATGACCTTCTACCACTTTACAGAATCTTAAGTAATAAGGCCAAGAAGTAGTCCCAGGggggccaaaaaaaaatagagcCCAGTTCTTAATACTACAAATCTCTTCTTCAAATAGTCTGTTAAAAAGAAACCTCTGTGCTTATTTCAATCTGTTTATATTAACAGGCTTTAAGGAATATACTATTCTGAAAGAAAGTAATTAGTTTTAGTCGGAGTGCACAACACACACCCCTCCCCACTAAGCGCgcacacacaaaagaaaagggaagttAGAAGATATACCCACGAACAGGAATTGAAAGCTTTGTAGCAGCAGTAGCAACATCATGGTAACGAATGAGACTATCTTCAATACtgcaatttatatttgattttgaaaaagaCTCAGAAGCTGAGGCAAAGATGGCAACTTCCTTTGCACCAGCAGCAACAGCCGCCTCAAATCCCTATAAGAAAGCTCTACACAATATGAATAAGTCTCACATCTTCTTATTAACAGTTTATAATGTTTTGTTTCGCACCAAAAAGTGCTTACTTTAAGATTAGGAGTTAAGACGGGAAATCTAACACCTTCAACATTCCGAATCGCCTTCATTACATCTTTGGCATCTGCCAGCTGCAattgaagtaaaaaaaataaaaatacaggCATGGGAAAACATATCTAATGAGAATCTGATTTTAAAGATGCTCTAAACTTTTTTTGTACAGATGAAAATTTGATTAGGTTTCACGAAGGCATGACAGAAGTATACAAACAgtgtaaaaaagaaaggaaaacaaaagaaagaaaagctaAAAATATAGAGGGAGCTAGAAATCAAAGAACTAATTACTGAGAAGGGGCAGACGTGAAACagccacaaaaacaaagtatCTGAAAATTGTCTTACACTAAAAAATTGGAAGCTAAAATCCATAAATGGTCACATCCACCAGATCAAACATAAACGTATTCTTGCTAAAAAACTTTTCATGACACTAAGGTGATGGATCACACATAGACGGCACCATAACCAATGCATCTTATACAATCACAATGATAGAATGATAAAGCAAAGGAACCAACAAGATGATTTAAgccaaatgaaaagaaaattgattatATTTGAAACTTCTTCTTTTCAAGAATGAAGCTGTAATAGCATCTTTGTCAATTCtagttttgaaaattatttgacCTGTGAATATTAGGAGCATGAATAAACATTGCAAACAAGGCCACTACCAGATGTTTTGTAAGATAAGAAATTTGTTCTATAAAAACTACATTttgtaaaagagaaaaagatcaTATTGAGATCATGTTTAATAACCAGTTCACTACCATTGAAGATCTAGTTACAAGGAGAAACTTTATCACGATCagcatttttctttaaaagaaaccacaattttacatataaaaaaacagaaagtacATCGGTGAACAGCCTTATCGGTGATAAGAAACCATAATTTTATATCACAATCAGCATTGAACGGCCTTATCTGTGTAATCTTTATTTCAATAAACACAAGAAGGATTGAAGActagtaattttatatttatatgtactGTCAACCTTCTATAACCCTTCTCCTTTATTATGGCATAGGACATAGTTGATATTAAATGTGTGTAagaggggaggggaggggaggggaggggaggggggTTGAGGTGAGTGTGAGGGTGTTGGTTAGGTAGGGGAGAGAGATTGGcatctttatattatattaccccCTCTTTTACTTAACCTAACTACTCCAAAACACATCCTTTAATAGTCCATGATCCATATACGCCCTGCAGTCTGTCCTTAGTCCTAAAGTCTCTTGACGTTTTTATAGTGTGACAATCTTCAATTATCCAGGATAGAATTTTTGCCACACAATTCTAAATGCATTCTAGCTCTTTCGACAACACAAATTCAACCAAAATGACTAGCGAGGCCTTTTTCCTAACTGGTCAAAATGCAATCctcaataaaattttagttcgCTCAATGTCTCATCAATATCCTTGGGTTCCTTAACTGCTTGGTAACATTTTCTCCAACATATACCCTCAGAGGCATGCAACAAGAACATTAGTAATTGAATAGCGACCCAATGccattttataaacaaaatagaCACAAAAAAACGAGAACCTGCGGAACCCATTTGGGTGAGACAAAACTTGTAGCCTCAACAACATCCAATCCTGAAGCAACCAGCATTTCAATCAATTTAACCTTCACGGCAGTAGGAACAATGTGCTTCTCATTCTGAAGTCCATCCCTTGGACCAACTTCCACTATCTTCACAAATTCTGGAATGTTTTTCAACAGCTGATGGATCATACAAATTAACAGATTATCAGAAAGAATTCAATCAAAAACGAAATTTAATCAAATGGGTACAACCATAAGACACCAACATTACTGATTGGCTCCTTTGTGGAACTTTGATTCCAATTGGAGCTTAAACGACGAATTGACGAATATGAAGCCTCAAGGCCCTCAACATCATTACCAGCTGCCcttaaaaacccaccaaatccTGACACTGCTCCGTTCTTACACACAGTCCTCATTTGTCTTGACATCTCATGCAAAGCAAACATTGCATTGAATCTACAACGCTAAACGAAACATGTTAAAAGCTCTAAAACTTTCAAAACACAAacataaaaggaaagaaaatttttTCGAATTGGATTGAAGCCGCTAACCTCAATTAGACGAGATTCTAGTAGTTTGCTGGGTGTGGCACGGTCGCAGGTAGGCAATTGGGGACGCAAGAGCTCGTGTGCAAGGGGACGATGTGGATGACGAGGGTAATTTGGTAAAACAATAAGGGATGTATTCAATtgaacttttaaaaaactatttAGGGATAAAAAAAAGTCTGGAGAATTTAAGCAGAATGTAATGACGAAAtggattttaaaatattcaaatcgATTTTATGACCAAAAAtcatatgattttatttttagatttttataattcaaattttttacttACGAATTTTAAAAGATTCAAATCATatgatttataaaatttagaaggacaaaatgaattaattattCATCATTTCCACTACGATATTTCCATTCAAAATTTGtcatatatctttttttaaataaaaaaaattaaagctacTTGTCATTTTTAGGTTTAATTATCCTCAGTTTTTTTCGGCAACCAAACATAGAATAGAGAACTAGGTCGAAATAAACAATGGATGTAATAACACATTCAATCAAATTGATCACAAAAGGAGTTAAATATAACAATAAAACATAACGAATACCTAGCAAGAAGACAAAATCATCACGAATTGAAAATagataggttttttttttgtgctgctaaatgaaccctaaaattaactaagtacacaaTATAATCTAAGTACACCCtgatatttaaatcaaaatgtaaaattaactaagtacaccctatttaacCACTAAAAATACCTCTGGTACACCCCCAATGCACTATATCACACAACATCAAACCCATTTAAGAACTGGTTTTATAGCAAGTTTGATAGATAAATAGTCTGCAGGTTGTAGCATTTAGAAGGGCTTCAAGTACATGATCATGCATGCAACATAAGAGAAATTTAGATATGTAATTCCTAGTAATGGGCATGATGTGCTGTGCTAGATATCATATATAGACAGGTGTCGCAAACTTGTGGTATTAATTCAGTCTGGAGAACATGGTTCTAAAAGTCGTCAATTATATAGGCCATTATTTTGTTGTCCTTGagataaatttaatattattttgtgagTATGgtgtatttattaaaattacatttgtttcacaacttagtatatttttttggttattttatattagagtaaattagtaatttaataaatagtttggtaatatagtgtactcagttaattttagggttcatcactctttttttttttttttttttaatttataatcaaGAGATACTTCATTGAAAGCCCAAAAAGgcgaagaaaaaaacaagaggGGTCATGAAGGCACACTCAAGGCAAAGCTAGCAAGGTGTAAACAGGAGCTTTCTCATCATAGgctaaacaaaaatgaaactaTTACAAAAGGAATTAAACTGGAGGGCATGGCAGCCCATCAAAATTCAGTTTCTTTAGAGCTATCCGTAGTGGATAGGTTCAGAGCATTATGTTTGGAGGGAGGAAGACAATTCATATGAGGAAATTGAAGGATTGGAAGGAGGAATAACACAAAGATAGAATAGGCCATGTTCTGTGTAATCAGATAGTCGAAGAAAAGGATCGAGTGTATCGTGCTCGAAGGGGACAAATTGCTCCCCTTGCATGTCTATGTAAGCTTGTATAGGACATCACAGTCATTGAACGAATCTTGAACTCATGTTTGCAGACATAGAGATTAATACAAACTTATCCAGTAAACTCATACAGATGTGAATAAAGAATCCTTATGAGTTTAGGAATCCTAATCCTATTAATATTGACATAAGTGCACGGATGTTAGGTATACAAGTTATATTCTAATTGGGTTTCTAATGAGAGAATCCAATCAGATTTTCACCAGCTAACAGTATTAATACAGAGGTCCTTGCCTTCGCAAACATGCGCACCAAAACAGTACTCGAGCCCCATTGAGAGTTGGTGATCTAGAGCTTACAGAAGGTAGACGATCTTTGTGTACCAGAGTTAATTTTTCCACAGGTTAGtagtcactactacaaaaagcgaaaaagacgaccagaaaacaacgacggtctaagtgaaaaccgtcgtggtttttaaaaagacgacggttctaaaaacaccgtcgtgtaataccaccttagacaactaaaaatggagattcaaatggctgttcaaaaacaacgacgtacctaattaaacaaccgacgtctatttgaaacagatttccgcagtgtaaaatcaaagcaaacaaagaacggcagaagttatgaatagaccgacgtagaaagtaaagacgacgatttcaataaaagccgccgtttttactcataaaataacacgacgaggttttcgtataagacgacgtataattacaaacaaatccacggctttaaaatacaaaataatcttaacagatgacacagatttgcaatcagagagacaattttttggaagttgatcaacgtcgttgcaaatttgcaatcagagagacaattttcaacgacggttatattatacctaacgacgtttaaaaacaaatcaacgtcgctcaacaaatatattacgtcgtcttagtcttacttaagacgacgaaaaacgacgacagtagtacaaaaacagtcgttgtttttatattcttattttatttaaatctgtcgtgttagttaaaaacgacggcataacaaaaaaccgtcgttttgtttcaaactgaattaatttaaaatttcttcaggaaagcaaaatctatttataatttcctcgggttagtaatattgcgtcgtgttagtttacaaattctagaacattaatttccctcattttaaatttcctcgggaaagaaaaatctatttatcacgctttgtaattgaaaactaaaactgaaagaattctggaaaaaaaactctatttataatttaaaaataaaatccacgtcggttgtattacacttaacgacgtttaacaaaataatctacgtcggtaattataaatctaccgccatcttaccttaatatagacgacgagaaaagcattgacaatgtcttcatcatatctcccagcaactactgattcgattgctcatgctttagaggccatctgaagccatttctattctttatcgcattcttgaaacccatattcttcttctgaagctctacggataaaggaagaggctatcacaaatctgacggatcttcttagtcaaaaaaatcaagcagaggatcaggcacatctgatcttcagatttccctgagaagcgaactttccttcgacagcgagtggaggccaggcttgcatctcttttgatggaaagcaaggagtattcagaagcactaagtgtcctatcaggcttgatcaaggaagtgagaaggctagttgacaagcttcttcttgtcaactagcctaaatgtaagctcaatttctctttgagaaagacatccaaattattgtctttgagatgtgagagacagtgtctctgagagaggaagaacttggaaccctaaatgtaaaccgcgaaaatgaatgaaagcgacaaatttatagaataaatttttaaaaccaacggcggtccttaccaaaaaaccgccgtttaaattgtcgtattttgtactttatacgtcgtagttatatgtaaccgccgtattatttttttgaaatggttttatataatctaccatgacgcgagttattacttatgtactttaatttttgagtttactacgacggtacctacaacactaaaaaagaaactttacatattgcagaatattaatttccttcgttttaaatttcctccggaaaaaaaactctatttataacgcactgtaattgaaaaataaactgaaaggtcacgggaaaaaaaattctattcataatttaaaaattaaaatccacgtcggttatattaaacctaacgacgttaaatgaaatgattccacgtcgaacgaaaaatattgcgtcgtgttagttaaaaacgacgtagttaaatgtaaccgccgtattatttttttgaaatggttttatatgtaagcaacttttcgacttacacatgcactgtttccaaacccgattaaaaatttcaatctcctaaagaaaccttttcgtcttttttccttgtcagagcattgtcagagtttctcatcgtcttcctctcgtcttcttcgtcttctctgaacttaaacatcgatcatcttcctcttgctttcattgcacgcaaaaggtaagctttcattttcactattttggttactgttttgcatgctcatacgttttttgtttgaaaaatctttttaccttttttctggccaaaatcattttacttctttccaagtttgataaaatatacagacaaagagggaaagtttccaactttgaagacaactacctcaactaaataagacgacggtagaccacgacggttcgtcagttgttctagcgtcgtctgaaaattgacaaagttgtttttaaaataatagtctttttttatatgcttgtttaattgcaggtttgatttctctgaacaatggtttttgtttttcccttatttgataaaatataaagaaaaagaaactagggttggtatctaatatagacgataaaatatcttattgttttacgtcgtgtgaatgttaataccacgacggtgtattactattgacgtcgtatgaacataaataccacgacgttatataaataatagttttaccacgacggtgtattactattgacgtcgtgtgaacatatataccacgacgttatataaataatggttttaaacatttattacgtctgagattatttcattgcatcgtctaaaatcatatcatacgtcgtatttttttaataccgtcgtttgtgttcttaatgttttcctgaaatattttcacttgcagttttgtctgttaaaatggtttctcaacaacaaactaaggattctggctccaagaagcttggaatggtagctcctcaagacaagtcttcgaaggagatgaagtcttcgaagaagatgaagtttgcttcatcatctgctgagacagaaccaaccagccagacaacaatctctgatgattcaaagactggtcgaggtatgagcacaatgcctcgtgttgtgaagagaaagcttcagaaactgaggccaattgttgagtacaataaaagggggaaaggtgttggccaagcacatattgagatacagtcgtatattggtgtgttggcacgctccaggatcccacttgtggacaagaaatggtcccaaatccccaaggatataaaggagcagatttgggaagcagttgacatggcttttgtcgtaggccaagggggcaagacctctgttttagcttctgcttccaagaaatggaaggatttcaagtctacactaacgaggcattatatccttccatacaccaatgacagggagaaattaagccaaccccctgaaacatataaattcatagagaaagcacaatgggatgcctttgtagcttcaaggctatccaaagattttgagtctgtgcattctcaacatgcacagattagggagaaactcgagtacaatcatcgattgtctcgaaaaggatatgctggattggaggatcaattggaggaaaccatgcctggggtagaaattgatcgatctaccttatggaagagagctagacaggacaaacatggtaacatccctgatccaaaggtggcagagaaagcaaaattaattgtaagcctactatcactctgttttaaatttttattaaactgtgaattattcttattacgtcgtatgttatatttttcgtcgtgtgaatgatattaccacgtcgaaaagtttttaaaaacgtcgttaaaggtctaaataggaatcactactatgttttctgtaattatagcataagacgtcggtggttcattttcgcgtcgtgtgaatgatattaccacgtcgaaacttttttaaaaacgtcgttaacggtctaaataggaatcactactctgttttctttaattatagcataagacgtcggttgtttattcatttcgtcgttttaaataaataaccacgtcggtataactaccgtcgtgataagttataataacgtcggtttatacgttattgcgtcgtgtgaaattatataatacgtcgtttgtacataaataaccgtcgtgtgtttttttgtttatctttgttttaggatgaattgcagaaacaagtctcggaaggcaaagtcaagtagatggcagcaatgatgtgctgaccatggctttgggccccgagcatccaggcagagtgaggggagttggtgttggtgtttccccaaggcaatatttcaatttgcccaaaccacagagggtgagctttgacgaccgtttgaaggacagtttaagagttctccttcaagaagagactaaaaagatggaggctaaggcaagggaagaggccttaaggatggaggctaggacaaaacaattggtagaggctgagagggagcatttcctgagtcagctttcccaattaattcccaattttgatccaagcatgcttaaaccaagaattagccaaagccccaaaaatccaatgtctgac
Proteins encoded in this region:
- the LOC18770450 gene encoding hydroxymethylglutaryl-CoA lyase, mitochondrial, producing the protein MFALHEMSRQMRTVCKNGAVSGFGGFLRAAGNDVEGLEASYSSIRRLSSNWNQSSTKEPISNLLKNIPEFVKIVEVGPRDGLQNEKHIVPTAVKVKLIEMLVASGLDVVEATSFVSPKWVPQLADAKDVMKAIRNVEGVRFPVLTPNLKGFEAAVAAGAKEVAIFASASESFSKSNINCSIEDSLIRYHDVATAATKLSIPVRGYISCVVGCPVEGTVLPSQVAYVAKKLYNMGCSDISLGDTIGVGTPGTIIPMLEAVTDVVPTDKLAVHYHDTYGQALSNILASLQMGISTVDSSVSGLGGCPYAKGASGNVATEDVVYMLNGLGVKTNVDLKKLMLAGDFICKHLGRSSGSKTAVAMSKVTAHASKL